In Paenibacillus kyungheensis, the following are encoded in one genomic region:
- a CDS encoding diacylglycerol kinase family protein, translating into MKKRTWRAVFFSAAEGIADTFRTERNFRIHVLITCIIIIAGIICHVSAVDWMLLTLAIGMVLGAELMNTGVEAAVDLSSPDWHPFAKKAKDAAAGAVLISSIVAIVIGIIVFAEPIVSWFIK; encoded by the coding sequence ATGAAAAAAAGAACGTGGAGAGCCGTATTTTTTTCTGCGGCAGAAGGAATTGCAGACACTTTTCGGACAGAACGTAATTTTCGTATTCATGTATTGATTACATGTATTATCATTATCGCCGGAATCATCTGTCATGTATCTGCTGTAGATTGGATGCTGCTAACGCTAGCGATAGGTATGGTGCTCGGAGCGGAATTGATGAATACCGGTGTTGAAGCTGCTGTAGACCTAAGCTCTCCTGATTGGCATCCTTTTGCCAAAAAAGCAAAAGACGCCGCCGCAGGAGCCGTTCTTATTTCATCTATTGTTGCCATTGTTATCGGTATCATCGTGTTTGCAGAACCGATTGTATCGTGGTTTATAAAGTGA
- the glyQ gene encoding glycine--tRNA ligase subunit alpha, with the protein MNFQQMILTLQNFWAAQNCIIVQPYDTEKGAGTMNPMTFLRSIGPEPWNVAYVEPSRRPSDGRYGENPNRLYQHHQFQVIIKPSPDNIQELYLDSLKELGINPLDHDIRFVEDNWENPSLGCAGLGWEVWLDGMEITQFTYFQQVGGIETNPVAVEITYGMERLASYIQDKENVFDLEWVNGITYGDVFHQPEVEHSTYTFEVSDVAMLLNLFSTYEQEAKRAMDQNLVFPAYDYVLKCSHTFNLLDARGAISVTERTGYLTRVRNLARQVAATYLEEREKLGFPMLKKGDA; encoded by the coding sequence ATGAATTTCCAGCAAATGATTTTGACACTGCAAAATTTCTGGGCAGCGCAGAACTGTATTATTGTACAGCCTTATGATACTGAAAAAGGTGCAGGAACAATGAATCCGATGACATTCCTACGTTCAATCGGACCTGAGCCGTGGAATGTAGCGTATGTAGAACCTTCCCGTCGTCCTTCAGATGGTCGGTATGGTGAGAATCCTAACCGTTTATACCAGCATCATCAATTCCAAGTGATTATCAAGCCTTCACCGGATAATATTCAAGAATTGTATCTGGATAGTCTCAAAGAATTAGGCATCAATCCATTAGACCATGATATCCGTTTTGTAGAAGATAACTGGGAAAATCCATCACTAGGCTGTGCAGGTCTAGGTTGGGAAGTATGGCTAGATGGTATGGAGATTACTCAATTTACGTATTTCCAACAAGTTGGTGGTATTGAAACAAATCCAGTTGCTGTTGAAATCACTTATGGTATGGAGCGTCTGGCTTCGTATATTCAAGATAAAGAAAATGTATTTGATCTTGAATGGGTAAATGGCATTACGTATGGTGATGTATTCCATCAACCTGAAGTAGAACATTCTACGTATACGTTTGAAGTTTCAGATGTAGCGATGTTGCTTAATCTGTTCAGTACGTATGAGCAAGAAGCGAAGCGTGCGATGGATCAGAATTTGGTATTCCCTGCTTATGACTATGTATTGAAATGTTCCCATACATTCAACTTATTAGATGCTCGCGGAGCGATCAGTGTAACCGAACGTACTGGATATCTGACTCGTGTTCGTAACCTGGCACGTCAAGTCGCAGCGACGTATCTAGAAGAGCGTGAGAAGTTAGGCTTCCCGATGTTGAAGAAAGGAGATGCATAA
- the glyS gene encoding glycine--tRNA ligase subunit beta, whose product MAKDILLEIGLEEVPARFLRAAMNQLLDKTVKWLDDSRLTHGEAKAFATPRRLAVWIKDVAEKQEDINEEVKGPSRKIAQDETGTWSKAALGFARSQGVDPETFTFRELSGVEYIYAQKSSVGISTESIVAEALRNIITTMTFPKNMRWGTHDFKFVRPIKWIVALWGHDVIDFEITGVHTGRITRGHRFLGSETEIAEPTLYLEALRQQHVIADIEEREAMISAQIAHLASEKNWHIDVKEDLLEEVLFLVETPTVLYGSFDPAFLNIPQEVLITSMREHQRYFPVLDEAGQLLPYFVTVRSGDNRSLDIIAKGNEKVLRARLSDAKFFYEEDQKLQIDTALAKLENIVFHEEIGTVGDKVRRIRQIADQLALQLHVTPEQAIAVSRAADICKFDLVTQMVYEFPELQGVMGEDYARKAGESEEVSRAIFEHYQPRFAGEASPASLTGALVSIADKLDTIVGCFSIGIIPTGSQDPYALRRQAAGIVQILLEHQLSLTLEQLFDIALNIHQNLRNMKRSCDIIRIELYDFFGLRVKKLLSEDLRYDVVDAVIASGFNHIGSVVARGHDLMKVVQHTPDFKLTIESFGRVSNLAAKSSGVAVQPALFVEPAERELYASWQAATTEYRTLLTANRTAEALALLSSLRPAITAFFDQVMVMAEDEAVRENRLALLAAVDQDIRSYADFSKLVK is encoded by the coding sequence ATGGCAAAAGACATATTGCTTGAGATTGGACTAGAAGAAGTACCGGCACGCTTTTTACGTGCAGCGATGAATCAATTGTTGGACAAAACAGTAAAATGGTTGGACGATTCCAGATTGACTCATGGAGAAGCCAAAGCATTTGCAACACCGCGTCGCCTTGCAGTCTGGATCAAAGATGTCGCTGAAAAGCAAGAAGATATCAACGAAGAAGTGAAAGGCCCTTCTCGCAAAATTGCTCAAGATGAGACAGGCACTTGGAGTAAAGCAGCACTTGGATTTGCACGTAGTCAAGGCGTAGATCCAGAAACATTCACCTTCCGTGAATTAAGTGGTGTTGAATATATTTACGCTCAAAAAAGCAGTGTCGGTATCAGCACAGAAAGTATTGTAGCTGAAGCGTTACGCAATATCATTACAACGATGACTTTCCCTAAAAATATGCGTTGGGGTACTCATGATTTCAAATTTGTACGTCCGATTAAATGGATCGTTGCACTATGGGGACATGATGTGATTGACTTTGAAATTACAGGTGTACACACAGGACGCATCACACGTGGTCACCGTTTCTTAGGTAGCGAGACTGAAATTGCTGAGCCGACGTTATACTTGGAAGCTCTTCGCCAGCAACATGTTATTGCTGATATCGAAGAACGTGAAGCGATGATTAGTGCACAGATCGCTCATTTAGCTAGTGAAAAAAATTGGCATATCGATGTCAAAGAAGATTTGCTAGAAGAAGTCCTTTTCCTTGTAGAAACACCAACTGTATTGTACGGATCATTTGATCCTGCATTTTTGAATATTCCGCAAGAGGTATTGATTACTTCGATGCGTGAACACCAACGTTATTTCCCTGTGCTGGATGAAGCAGGTCAATTGTTGCCTTATTTTGTCACTGTACGTAGTGGTGATAATCGCTCTCTAGACATTATCGCTAAAGGAAATGAAAAAGTACTACGTGCTCGTCTGTCTGATGCCAAATTCTTTTATGAAGAAGATCAGAAGTTACAGATCGATACAGCACTTGCCAAGTTAGAAAATATTGTGTTCCATGAAGAGATCGGAACAGTAGGCGATAAAGTACGTCGCATTCGTCAAATTGCAGATCAATTAGCGCTACAACTTCATGTGACGCCTGAGCAAGCAATAGCTGTTAGCCGGGCAGCAGATATTTGTAAATTCGATCTGGTTACTCAAATGGTCTATGAATTCCCTGAATTGCAAGGGGTTATGGGTGAAGATTATGCACGCAAAGCTGGGGAAAGTGAAGAAGTATCGCGCGCGATCTTTGAACATTATCAACCACGTTTTGCAGGCGAAGCTTCTCCAGCATCATTAACCGGAGCACTTGTCAGTATTGCCGATAAGCTAGATACGATTGTAGGTTGTTTCTCAATCGGTATTATTCCTACCGGTTCACAAGATCCATATGCACTTCGTCGTCAAGCAGCAGGAATCGTGCAAATCTTACTTGAGCACCAATTATCACTAACATTAGAGCAATTATTTGATATCGCGTTAAATATTCATCAAAATTTAAGGAATATGAAACGTTCTTGCGATATAATACGTATAGAACTATATGACTTCTTCGGACTTCGTGTAAAAAAACTGTTGTCTGAAGATCTTCGTTATGATGTGGTTGATGCAGTGATCGCATCAGGATTTAATCATATTGGTTCTGTTGTTGCTCGTGGTCATGATTTAATGAAAGTAGTTCAACATACGCCAGACTTCAAGTTGACGATCGAGTCTTTTGGACGTGTTTCTAATCTTGCAGCTAAATCTTCTGGTGTTGCTGTACAACCTGCATTGTTTGTAGAGCCAGCAGAACGTGAATTATACGCTTCATGGCAAGCTGCAACAACAGAGTATCGTACACTGCTAACAGCGAATCGTACAGCAGAAGCATTAGCGTTATTATCTTCTTTACGTCCAGCAATCACTGCCTTTTTTGATCAGGTGATGGTTATGGCTGAAGATGAAGCAGTACGAGAAAATCGTCTTGCTTTATTAGCAGCAGTAGATCAAGATATTCGTAGTTATGCAGACTTCTCGAAGCTGGTTAAATAA
- the ybeY gene encoding rRNA maturation RNase YbeY — MSLQLAWENEQNKYEITDELITTLELILQKAGEQEQVNDGEVALTFVDDEAIHELNKEYRGIDRPTDVLSFAMHESLDDELDIVYDPALTGQDTPLPGDMLGDIIISVPRAIAQSEDYGHSVERELGFLFVHGFLHLLGYDHQDDETEAEMMGKQEAVLQQAGLTR, encoded by the coding sequence ATGAGTTTACAGCTTGCATGGGAAAATGAACAAAATAAATATGAGATTACAGATGAGCTAATCACTACACTTGAACTGATTCTGCAAAAAGCAGGAGAACAAGAACAAGTGAATGATGGTGAAGTCGCTCTTACTTTTGTGGATGATGAAGCGATTCATGAGCTGAACAAAGAGTATCGTGGTATCGATCGTCCAACAGATGTGTTGTCTTTTGCCATGCATGAATCGCTTGATGATGAATTAGATATTGTCTATGATCCTGCATTGACTGGACAAGACACACCACTTCCAGGCGATATGCTAGGCGATATTATTATTTCGGTTCCACGTGCGATTGCTCAGAGCGAAGATTACGGGCATTCGGTGGAACGAGAACTTGGTTTTTTGTTTGTCCATGGATTTCTGCATTTATTAGGATATGATCATCAAGATGATGAGACCGAAGCAGAAATGATGGGTAAACAAGAAGCGGTATTACAACAAGCGGGATTGACACGCTGA
- the recO gene encoding DNA repair protein RecO produces MLYRVEGIIIRSMDYGEGNKIVTLCTETHGKIGIFVRGAKKPKSRHGAMIQPFTYGEYSFIRNGTGLGTLNQGEIIESNHKLREDVFLAAYAAYGCEMVDKALQENETGRFWFDQLKAFLSFLGEGRDPVVLTTLFEMKILQATGYAPQVDACIFSGETEGKFFLSPGLGGILSERERRQDPAAFAISPGTLKLLRLFSRLDIRRLGNIDVKDSTKAELKKIMDAFMEVQLGLKLKSRRFLDQLDKYETSLQNHVDE; encoded by the coding sequence ATGCTATACAGGGTGGAAGGGATTATCATCCGCAGCATGGATTATGGCGAAGGGAATAAAATTGTTACTTTGTGTACAGAGACACATGGTAAGATTGGTATTTTTGTACGGGGAGCCAAAAAGCCCAAAAGCCGTCATGGTGCAATGATACAACCGTTTACGTATGGTGAATATTCCTTTATTCGCAATGGAACAGGTCTGGGTACTCTGAATCAAGGTGAGATTATCGAATCCAATCATAAGTTACGTGAAGATGTATTTTTAGCAGCTTATGCGGCATATGGATGTGAGATGGTCGACAAAGCACTGCAAGAAAATGAAACAGGACGTTTTTGGTTTGATCAGCTCAAAGCATTTCTTTCTTTTCTAGGGGAAGGTAGAGATCCTGTTGTACTAACGACTCTGTTTGAAATGAAAATTCTGCAAGCGACTGGGTATGCACCTCAAGTGGATGCTTGTATTTTTTCAGGCGAAACAGAAGGCAAGTTTTTTCTAAGTCCGGGCTTGGGCGGTATACTGTCAGAGCGTGAACGTCGTCAAGATCCAGCTGCGTTTGCTATCTCGCCAGGAACACTCAAATTACTGCGTTTATTTTCAAGATTAGATATTCGTCGTCTAGGCAATATTGATGTCAAAGATTCAACCAAAGCAGAATTGAAAAAGATTATGGATGCTTTTATGGAAGTCCAATTAGGGCTCAAATTAAAATCTCGTCGCTTTCTGGATCAATTGGATAAGTATGAAACTTCACTTCAAAACCATGTTGACGAATAG
- the dnaG gene encoding DNA primase, giving the protein MSTGHNGGIPDEVIEAVLQHNDIVDTVGKYVHLTKQGKYMKGLCPFHSEKTPSFTVTPDRQIFYCYGCGAGGNAIKFRMEIDGLSFPEAVKLMAEESHIPFQDGKGGGVAPRDQELERLLQAHEWTAKLFHYLLKNTEHGKPAMEYLRARGFGDKLIDQFQIGYAPDRWDTLVQFFEKRSFDLKEMEKGGLLSSKQDGSGYVDRFRGRVMFPIMNRSGRIIAFAGRILGEGQPKYLNSPESRLFNKSRTLYNLNLAKSAIRKQGQLVLMEGFGDVIASWDAGVQHSVATMGTALTENHASLMRTLTEEVVICYDGDNAGQAAALKSIPILEEAGMRVKIALLQNGLDPDEYIKTYGAERFASQVIDGAVSTTKFRLIYVKRNYNLLEEDGKASYAQEALKVIAQLSSPTEREVYLRELSTEVGVSLESLKQDCNLMRQTLNRTRPQGQNGNRSSTGGNSRKAQGTPTLLPAYHAAERRLIAMMLQDAEAATYVSEHLGDAFNIADHAAIASYIYAYYAQGKPPDVSRFISSLQDDRLEKTATSILMMDTPHGDSTQVLQDCIQQIKKFPQQKQLEQKREEMLRVEKSGDFLRAAQIASEIIALERQ; this is encoded by the coding sequence ATGAGCACCGGACATAATGGTGGTATTCCTGACGAGGTTATTGAAGCTGTACTTCAGCACAATGACATTGTTGATACGGTAGGCAAATATGTTCATTTGACCAAACAGGGGAAATATATGAAAGGCCTCTGTCCATTTCATTCCGAAAAGACGCCTTCGTTTACAGTGACACCTGATCGACAGATCTTTTATTGTTATGGTTGTGGCGCAGGTGGCAATGCGATCAAGTTCAGAATGGAAATTGACGGGCTTTCATTTCCAGAAGCTGTGAAGTTGATGGCAGAAGAGTCACATATTCCTTTCCAGGATGGTAAAGGCGGTGGCGTGGCTCCTCGTGATCAAGAACTTGAGCGTTTATTACAAGCTCATGAATGGACAGCGAAGTTGTTTCATTACCTTTTGAAAAATACGGAACATGGCAAACCAGCAATGGAATATTTACGTGCCCGTGGATTCGGGGATAAGCTGATTGATCAATTTCAAATTGGCTATGCGCCTGATCGTTGGGATACGCTAGTTCAATTTTTTGAAAAGCGCTCTTTTGATCTCAAAGAAATGGAAAAAGGCGGGTTGCTTTCTTCCAAACAAGATGGCTCTGGATATGTAGATCGGTTTCGCGGGCGAGTCATGTTTCCAATTATGAACCGCAGTGGCAGGATTATTGCATTTGCAGGTAGAATCTTGGGAGAAGGGCAACCCAAGTATCTCAATTCACCGGAGAGTCGTTTATTTAACAAAAGTCGAACTCTCTATAATCTCAATCTTGCCAAGTCAGCTATTCGCAAGCAAGGGCAACTGGTATTGATGGAAGGTTTCGGTGATGTGATTGCATCATGGGATGCGGGGGTACAACATAGTGTAGCGACAATGGGCACAGCGCTTACTGAAAATCATGCTTCGTTGATGAGAACACTCACAGAAGAAGTAGTGATTTGCTATGACGGTGATAATGCCGGGCAAGCAGCAGCACTCAAAAGTATTCCTATTTTGGAAGAAGCAGGCATGCGCGTCAAGATCGCTTTATTGCAAAATGGGCTTGATCCAGATGAGTATATCAAAACATATGGGGCGGAACGTTTTGCAAGCCAAGTGATTGATGGAGCGGTGTCGACAACCAAATTCAGGCTTATTTATGTAAAACGAAATTACAACTTGTTAGAAGAAGATGGCAAAGCGTCCTATGCTCAAGAAGCATTAAAAGTGATTGCTCAGCTTTCTTCACCGACAGAGCGAGAAGTATACCTTAGAGAGTTATCTACCGAGGTAGGCGTATCGCTTGAAAGTCTTAAGCAAGATTGTAACTTAATGCGCCAAACCCTGAATAGGACTCGTCCGCAAGGACAAAATGGAAATCGTAGTTCTACAGGCGGTAACTCAAGAAAAGCTCAGGGCACGCCTACTCTGTTACCGGCTTATCATGCGGCAGAGCGTCGTCTGATTGCGATGATGCTACAAGATGCTGAAGCAGCAACTTATGTATCAGAACATTTGGGAGATGCTTTTAATATTGCTGATCATGCTGCGATTGCTTCCTATATTTATGCTTATTATGCACAAGGTAAGCCACCCGATGTAAGCCGATTTATTTCGTCGCTTCAGGATGATCGGTTAGAAAAAACAGCGACTTCAATCCTGATGATGGATACACCTCATGGTGACAGTACGCAGGTTTTGCAAGACTGTATTCAACAGATCAAAAAGTTTCCACAACAGAAACAATTAGAGCAAAAAAGAGAAGAAATGCTACGCGTTGAAAAATCAGGTGATTTTTTACGTGCTGCACAAATTGCAAGTGAGATTATCGCCCTAGAAAGACAGTAA
- a CDS encoding YaiI/YqxD family protein encodes MESNKPFHPRTIVVDGDACPVKAEIAETARMFHTPVLMVSSFDHKIYAEEGVSVVQVDRSDQSADLYIVNHVRPGDIVITQDYGLATIALAKQCRILSFRGMEFDKDNIEFLLARRHAQAKARRSGKYGKGPKPLTTEDKKNFQMQLTKLLTNLQEIDS; translated from the coding sequence TTGGAAAGTAACAAGCCATTCCACCCGCGTACGATAGTGGTGGATGGAGATGCTTGTCCTGTCAAAGCAGAAATTGCTGAGACTGCACGAATGTTTCATACACCTGTATTAATGGTGTCTTCTTTTGATCATAAGATATATGCCGAAGAAGGCGTATCTGTGGTGCAAGTGGATCGTAGTGATCAGAGTGCTGATCTCTATATTGTGAATCATGTACGTCCAGGAGATATTGTGATTACGCAAGATTATGGTTTGGCGACAATTGCGCTTGCCAAGCAATGTCGTATCCTTTCTTTTCGCGGAATGGAATTTGATAAAGACAATATAGAATTTCTGTTAGCACGTCGTCATGCACAAGCCAAAGCACGTCGTAGTGGTAAGTATGGTAAGGGCCCTAAGCCTTTAACAACAGAAGATAAGAAAAATTTTCAGATGCAATTAACAAAACTTTTAACAAATTTGCAGGAGATCGACTCCTAG
- the era gene encoding GTPase Era produces the protein MSKKNFKSGFVAIVGRPNVGKSTLMNQVIGQKIAIMSDKPQTTRNKIHGVFTRDDKQIVFLDTPGVHKRQSKLGDFMNQTALNTLSEVEAVLFLVDAAEGLGGGDRFIIEHLKKVKTPVFLVINKIDQVVPEQLLPIIDQYRKLHEFAEIIPISAKLGNNVDTLMEQIGKYLPEGPQYYPDDQITDHPEQFVCAELIREKILNQTREEIPHSIAVTIEAMSVEPNGVVNISAVIFVERDSQKGIVIGKQGALLKEVGRQARMDIQNLLGSKIFLELWVKVKKDWRNQDSVLKDLGFHRNA, from the coding sequence ATGTCGAAAAAGAATTTTAAATCAGGTTTTGTTGCGATTGTCGGCAGACCAAATGTAGGGAAATCCACGTTAATGAATCAGGTTATTGGACAAAAGATAGCGATTATGTCTGACAAACCACAGACTACACGTAATAAGATTCATGGCGTATTTACAAGAGACGATAAGCAAATCGTATTTTTGGATACACCAGGGGTGCATAAGCGCCAGTCTAAATTAGGTGACTTTATGAACCAGACGGCGTTGAACACATTAAGTGAAGTCGAAGCTGTTCTTTTTCTAGTGGATGCAGCAGAAGGATTAGGTGGCGGAGATCGCTTTATTATTGAGCATCTCAAAAAAGTAAAAACCCCTGTTTTTCTAGTAATCAACAAAATTGATCAGGTCGTTCCAGAGCAGTTGTTGCCGATTATAGACCAATATCGCAAACTGCATGAATTTGCTGAAATTATTCCGATCTCTGCTAAGCTAGGCAATAACGTAGATACATTGATGGAGCAAATTGGTAAGTATTTACCAGAAGGTCCACAGTACTATCCAGACGATCAAATCACAGATCATCCAGAGCAATTTGTATGTGCTGAATTGATTCGTGAGAAAATTCTAAATCAAACACGCGAAGAAATTCCTCACTCTATTGCTGTAACGATTGAAGCGATGAGTGTAGAACCTAACGGTGTAGTAAATATTTCAGCAGTGATCTTTGTCGAACGTGATTCTCAAAAAGGAATCGTTATCGGTAAACAAGGAGCATTATTGAAAGAAGTTGGTAGACAAGCGCGTATGGATATTCAGAATTTGCTCGGTTCGAAGATTTTCTTAGAACTATGGGTAAAAGTGAAAAAAGATTGGCGTAATCAAGATAGCGTATTGAAAGATCTTGGTTTCCATCGTAATGCTTAA
- the cdd gene encoding cytidine deaminase gives MESSQLLQEAILARAKAYVPYSNFAVGAALLDRNGQVHHGCNIENAGYTPCNCAERTAMFSAIAQGQQPGSFQMMAVVGDTDEPIAPCGVCRQVMVELCHPDMPILLGNMKGDTRMTTISELLPHAFGPWNLK, from the coding sequence ATGGAATCGTCACAATTATTACAAGAAGCTATTCTTGCTCGCGCTAAAGCATATGTACCTTACTCTAACTTTGCTGTCGGTGCAGCATTGCTTGATCGTAATGGACAAGTGCATCACGGTTGTAATATTGAAAATGCGGGGTATACTCCTTGTAATTGTGCAGAACGTACAGCAATGTTCAGCGCGATTGCTCAAGGTCAACAACCCGGTTCTTTTCAAATGATGGCTGTAGTTGGAGATACCGATGAACCGATTGCTCCTTGTGGTGTGTGCCGTCAGGTGATGGTAGAATTGTGTCATCCTGATATGCCGATATTGCTTGGAAATATGAAGGGCGATACGCGGATGACCACTATTTCCGAGTTGTTGCCACATGCGTTTGGACCGTGGAATTTAAAATAA
- a CDS encoding HD family phosphohydrolase: MTSKKPSTRNLLDSMIAGWKNSRMTRYAMFVLLFVVLYVSLAPNLLPQRFDIQVGTVSDSDIIAPMQIPNNKSTLQAQEAAAEQVESVYAIVSMRRETVISQMLDRIESLNQDDQITNADKAQIYSEEIPQRAQNSIANFIRNNREAGKYSDKMLDEMQKTIGEQTYSIPEETFLKIPRLSTDEIQDMRQVATSIMSRLMSDQITDAQSARAKVAELVSTSSLNSRTAREVVQELVRATLTANKFYDEEATRAAKVEARENTPTVYIQQGEVLVPKGEKITQEMYTLLDENDLLKNDVNYWPQLGLVLFAFLITLGLYMYLRQSIHQGRSYNNSQLLMLIVIFVIGVICLHLVRILQIGNSPYFGFLVPAAIVVMLITLLLDIQLAYISSIIMSILASIILNMSQHELFDYQFGFFTLVVSFTAIQCIHRASQRSTILKAGIMSCFFGAIAVLTLVLLNDGEWTRMSMMYAVGFACIGGLITTVLVLGLMPFFETTFGILSALKLVELSNPNHPLLRKLLIETPGTYHHSVMVGNLSEAAAEAIGADGLLCRVGSYYHDIGKTKRPGYFIENQNNIGNPHDSIDPKLSKSIIIAHARDGVEMQKEYKLPKPIRDIAEQHHGTTFLHYFYHKALKLAEEQEIEPDFTENDFRYPGPKAQTKEAAVVGIADSVEAAVRSLSKPTVEQVETMIEKIIKGRVDDNQFNECDLTMKELDVVARTLKEAVMGIFHSRIEYPEDIKKPDQKENKA; the protein is encoded by the coding sequence ATGACTTCCAAAAAACCGTCTACACGTAATTTACTTGATTCTATGATAGCGGGTTGGAAAAATAGCCGGATGACACGTTACGCCATGTTTGTACTGCTATTTGTGGTGCTTTACGTTAGTCTGGCGCCTAACCTGCTTCCACAGCGTTTTGATATTCAGGTCGGTACGGTTAGCGATAGTGATATTATCGCTCCGATGCAGATTCCGAATAACAAATCTACGCTCCAAGCGCAAGAAGCTGCTGCTGAACAAGTAGAATCCGTATACGCGATTGTATCTATGCGTAGAGAAACGGTTATTTCGCAAATGTTAGATCGAATTGAGTCTCTGAATCAAGATGATCAGATTACCAATGCAGATAAAGCACAGATTTATAGCGAAGAAATTCCGCAACGTGCGCAAAACTCTATCGCTAACTTTATTCGCAATAACCGTGAAGCAGGAAAATATTCAGACAAAATGTTAGATGAAATGCAAAAAACGATCGGTGAGCAAACGTACAGTATTCCTGAAGAAACGTTTCTCAAAATTCCGCGTTTATCTACAGATGAAATACAAGATATGCGTCAAGTGGCAACATCGATTATGTCTCGCTTAATGAGCGATCAGATTACAGATGCACAGTCTGCACGTGCCAAAGTAGCTGAATTGGTTAGTACAAGCTCACTGAATAGCCGTACAGCTCGTGAGGTGGTACAGGAGCTTGTTCGAGCTACCTTAACCGCTAATAAGTTCTACGATGAAGAAGCGACCCGAGCGGCGAAAGTAGAAGCTCGTGAGAACACACCAACAGTTTATATTCAGCAAGGTGAAGTACTTGTTCCAAAAGGTGAGAAAATCACGCAGGAAATGTATACCTTGTTGGATGAAAATGATCTGCTCAAAAATGATGTAAATTATTGGCCTCAACTGGGATTAGTGCTATTTGCCTTTTTGATCACTTTAGGGCTGTACATGTATCTGCGTCAGTCTATTCATCAAGGTAGAAGTTATAACAATTCGCAATTGTTGATGTTGATTGTTATTTTCGTTATCGGTGTGATCTGTCTTCATCTGGTACGTATTTTGCAGATTGGTAATTCACCGTACTTTGGATTCCTTGTACCAGCAGCGATTGTGGTGATGCTGATTACATTGTTGCTTGATATTCAGCTTGCTTATATTTCATCGATTATTATGAGTATTTTGGCGAGTATTATTTTGAATATGAGTCAACATGAATTATTTGATTATCAGTTTGGCTTTTTTACACTGGTTGTTTCGTTTACAGCAATTCAATGTATTCATCGCGCCAGCCAGCGCTCGACTATTCTCAAAGCTGGAATTATGAGTTGCTTCTTTGGGGCAATTGCAGTGTTAACTTTAGTACTGCTCAATGATGGAGAATGGACACGTATGTCGATGATGTACGCTGTTGGTTTTGCTTGTATTGGTGGACTAATTACCACTGTACTGGTACTTGGATTAATGCCATTTTTTGAGACGACATTTGGGATTTTGTCTGCTCTCAAATTGGTAGAATTATCGAACCCTAACCATCCGTTATTACGTAAATTATTAATTGAGACCCCGGGAACTTATCACCATAGCGTAATGGTAGGTAATCTGTCTGAAGCCGCCGCTGAAGCGATTGGCGCAGATGGATTGTTATGTCGGGTAGGTTCGTATTATCATGATATTGGAAAGACCAAGCGTCCTGGGTATTTTATCGAAAATCAGAACAATATTGGCAATCCGCATGATAGTATAGATCCTAAGCTAAGTAAATCGATTATTATTGCACATGCTCGTGATGGCGTAGAAATGCAAAAAGAATATAAATTGCCCAAACCGATTCGTGATATTGCAGAACAGCATCACGGAACAACGTTTTTGCATTACTTTTATCACAAAGCTTTGAAGCTAGCGGAAGAGCAAGAGATCGAACCTGATTTCACTGAAAATGATTTCCGTTATCCAGGGCCCAAAGCTCAGACAAAAGAAGCTGCTGTAGTGGGTATTGCAGATAGTGTAGAAGCCGCTGTACGTTCACTTAGCAAGCCTACAGTAGAGCAAGTCGAGACGATGATTGAGAAAATTATCAAAGGTCGTGTCGATGATAATCAATTCAATGAATGTGATCTAACGATGAAAGAACTAGATGTGGTTGCCAGAACGCTTAAAGAAGCGGTTATGGGTATATTCCACTCTCGTATTGAATATCCGGAAGACATCAAGAAACCGGATCAGAAGGAGAATAAAGCATGA